One window of Myxocyprinus asiaticus isolate MX2 ecotype Aquarium Trade chromosome 6, UBuf_Myxa_2, whole genome shotgun sequence genomic DNA carries:
- the si:ch211-153l6.6 gene encoding uncharacterized protein si:ch211-153l6.6: METSPLSEMADLTDCKMDPGYTEDQKCQFSEEKECFATYFSECLDTTKSNPQEDTDEQERKDITNECDSSGESDGTTDPQEGILAKVKEQEESKPREYLTSELYEDSHMNDQPEEVEKINISNDVQVEEHIEPQEQVDEQEKSGIEQQIEELAISEVPTESKDMDQDELSDCLHVEMAIISSDSDAEEQWRSVVSSTVDKEADEDNGDLLGMDEPENNSEDQARQEDDTVNESNAEDEDVTLAMNISESDILEQPECPTECELQDIALDSTVHYCNNIPEDEEELVQSSKHNLQHLSCSTSELDKRVPQDFCVVQDIKSENVSTEHLDFRVARKQWQKMDEQTKGQVHRPVVRLGSCQVGHSFMYTPVRNIDRPRKDPDIESLGLGDYQYTHFSPCSEDSGLDDTSYRSNFDEPETSVEREIREALEREDNFRQERAMAKASAGEATQVKLRPGTLQHSKSEPGKQGRMFDTPEDRCRSQRFPSARTPTFSITASSGRGPTYHEMTANNVIILEPDSYPISPINQGKEGLLSPGRNSQEWPSDMNNVIILETSNLIIRSASEFCLSTACQETQESTFHNNPFFKLRSHSTQSLVDQEIMMVKQREEELRRQRAQLYVKDRYDTVLVSPSQLQNFTYERPGEIPVKSKSSPSSPSKTCKMGRSALSCDHKFPEAPNPRVRRKSALAQRWEAGIFANHQKQD, encoded by the exons ATGGAGACCAGCCCGCTTTCAGAAATGGCTGATCTAACAGACTGTAAAATGGATCCTGGGTATACAGAGGACCAGAAATGCCAGTTCAGTGAGGAGAAAGAATGTTTTGCCACATATTTCTCAGAGTGCCTAGATACCACAAAAAGCAACCCTCAGGAAGACACAGATGAGCAAGAACGCAAAGACATAACCAATGAATGTGATAGCTCAGGTGAATCTGATGGCACCACAGACCCTCAAGAGGGCATTTTGGCCAAGGTCAAAGAACAAGAGGAGTCAAAACCCAGAGAATATTTGACCTCTGAGCTTTACGAAGACTCTCACATGAATGACCAACCAGAAGAGGTAGAGAAAATCAACATTTCTAATGATGTCCAGGTGGAAGAACACATTGAGCCCCAGGAACAGGTGGATGAACAAGAAAAATCTGGGATAGAGCAGCAAATCGAAGAGTTAGCAATTTCTGAAGTCCCAACTGAATCAAAGGATATGGATCAAGATGAATTAAGTGATTGTTTACATGTGGAGATGGCCATTATTTCATCAGACAGTGATGCTGAGGAGCAATGGAGGTCTGTAGTTTCATCAACTGTTGACAAAGAAGCGGATGAAGATAATGGTGATCTCTTGGGTATGGATGAACCAGAGAACAATTCTGAGGACCAAGCAAGGCAGGAAGACGACACAGTGAATGAGAGTAATGCTGAAGACGAGGATGTAACCCTGGCGATGAACATCAGTGAAAGTGATATTCTAGAACAACCAGAATGTCCCACAGAATGTGAGCTGCAGGATATTGCTTTGGATTCCACTGTCCACTACTGTAACAATATTCCAGAGGATGAGGAAGAGCTTGTGCAGAGCTCAAAGCACAACCTGCAGCACCTGTCCTGCTCAACGTCCGAGCTTGACAAGAGGGTGCCACAAGACTTCTGTGTGGTTCAGGACATAAAGAGTGAAAATGTCAGCACGGAGCACTTGGATTTCAGAGTGGCACGCAAGCAATGGCAGAAGATGGATGAGCAAACCAAGGGTCAGGTGCACCGGCCAGTAGTGAGGCTGGGGTCTTGCCAGGTTGGTCACAGCTTCATGTATACACCTGTGCGCAACATTGATCGCCCTAGGAAAGACCCAGACATAGAGAGTCTTGGTCTGGGAGATTACCAGTACACTCATTTTAGCCCCTGTTCGGAAGACTCTGGTCTAGACGACACAAGCTACAGGTCCAATTTCGATGAGCCAGAGACTTCAGTGGAGAGGGAGATCCGTGAAGCTCTGGAGCGAGAAGACAATTTCAGGCAAGAGAGGGCAATGGCAAAGGCCTCTGCTGGTGAGGCTACGCAAGTTAAACTCAGGCCTGGTACTCTTCAACACAGCAAATCAGAGCCTGGGAAGCAAGGAAGGATGTTTGACACACCAGAGGACAGATGCAGGTCTCAGAGATTTCCTAGTGCAAGAACACCAACTTTCTCCATTACTGCTTCATCTGGAAGAGGTCCCACATACCACGAAATGACTGCCAACAATGTCATTATACTCGAGCCGGATTCGTACCCCATCAGCCCAATAAATCAGGGGAAAGAAGGGCTGCTCTCTCCAGGGAGAAATAGCCAAGAATGGCCATCAGACATGAACAACGTCATTATCTTGGAGACATCCAATCTCATCATCCGAAGTGCCTCGGAATTCTGCCTGAGCACTGCATGCCAAGAGACACAAGAGAGCACATTTCACAACAATCCCTTTTTCAAACTGCGCTCACATAGCACCCAGTCTCTGGTGGACCAGGAAATCATGATGGTGAAGCAAAGAGAAGAGGAGCTCAGGAGGCAGAGAGCACAACTATATGTAAAGGACAGATATGACACAGTCCTAGTGTCCCCCAGCCAACTGCAGAATTTCACTTATGAGAGACcag GAGAAATACCAGTTAAATCAAAGTCATCCCCCTCGTCTCCTTCGAAGACATGCAAAATGGGCCGCTCTGCTTTGTCCTGTGACCACAAG TTCCCAGAGGCACCTAACCCTCGAGTCAGACGGAAAAGTGCACTGGCCCAGAGATGGGAGGCAGGTATCTTTGCCAATCATCAGAAACAAGACTGA